The Tetrapisispora phaffii CBS 4417 chromosome 5, complete genome genome segment TATAATGAATTCCGCTGTCAGACTTCCCCAATATCTCCTTAGCCCTGCCCAAAAAGGTTTCAAGTTCTGGGTGTGGGATATTTGGATCTACATTACTCGTTGTAAACTCTGCTAAATCATCTAAATTAGCGAGagtatcattattataagGGTGCGATGACCAAGTTGACAAGTTTCCCTCctcattgaaattattttttaaagtgATCGGATATGGTAAGAATAAGTGCCAGTCtaataatgttttaaaatcacTAATCGTATTTTTaccaaaataataaaaccaATAATTTTCCTTATTGTATGAAGCTGTCGTTTCAAAAACCTTTAACGATTCACTTTCTAAATACCGTTTGTAGGAGAgattttgtttcttctcATTTATTTCCATTGTCTTTGCTTCATTGATGTTATCTTTATTACCATCTTCTCTCTTCATGCATATATTACATAACCAtacaatatcattattcaatttattctGCATCAAGGGCTCAATGCAGACTTTATGGATTGATCTATTACATTCATCACAGTTAGTATAATCTGTAGATGAACACCATTCCTTACAAACAGTACATATATTATCCCATAAAAATGTGTTAGATTTGTCTTTCATACCATCTACAgtgatatatttgtttataatATGTTCAATCGGAAAATCTTTTTCAGTAAATATATAACGTACTTTTCTATTCAacacatataaatatgatGAATTTGTAAACATGTGCAAAAGCATGTCTGTAGGCAATACAGTATAAAAACGATCGGTATATATATCGTATAATTCTTTgtaataaaagatatttgGCCTTATATATACTTCACTTTCACTTGgtattttatcaattagTTCCAATTCATGAGATACAACACATTTACCTCTAAATGATTCAATTGGAACTATATCTTCCATCTGGGTAGCATATAATCTACGTGGATCGAAAGTAGATTCTAATTTTCCAATATCTCTTGGTCTGTAAAACCAATTCATTCTTAATACAAAGTAATTAGATGGTAGCTTCTCAGAAATTTCCAAACTCTTTTCTACAAAATCTTTATATGCATGATTAATCTCGAAACCAACTACTCTACCTATATAGTACGGTTCTCCTGGAGATGTGGCCACTGTGTATATTGTGTCATTTTGATCAAGTAAAACGTTGTTATCAGATGATAATAAGCATTGCTTATGAAAATCAACAATGGAATCATCTAGATCAAGAATATTGGAAAATCTTATATCTTTTCTGAAAGATGGTGGAATAGCAGGAATAAAATTCCAAGGTCGATCTTCATTTAGTTCTCTCGATTGTGTCTCATGATCTCTATTCGtgttttcaaatttattctGTGCATCTGCTACTGCTTTATTGATGTTCATCAATACAGATAcatcattattgttttcaaaagCTTGCATAATGAGATATTTCACAGCAGATTATTTTATTGGTGAATGTTCAGtcttaaatatttgaatcatACAGCAATTAATTCTGCAATCTAACCAAGGTTCTATAAAAGCTTCAATCAGTAATAGTGAGTCTCAAACTCAAACAAAATGTAATAAGTGACCTGACTGTCTTACTTTTTGtataaaattgatatcaACAATCGTTGATTGAGTTCGAAAATACTATTGAtcctttatataaattCGGTTGGTAAAATAATCAGAGGTGTTTCCTTTTCTTCGACATCTTTTAATGCAAAACtgaaaagtgaaaaatgGAAATCTGAAAATTATagtgaatataaaatttaatattaattattcaGTTGGATAAGACTATCTTATAAGGCTTTACTGATAAATCTAACAGTCGGAATAATAAGCACATAAATTGAGACTTCTATATTTTCTGTAAGTCAACACGATAGCCATATTGCATCtgattatttttagtaCAAGCagtttaaaagaatttagaAAATGGATAGAGCTGCACCTGAAATACCAGGTATTCTAGAGTCTGGGAATGTTACCCAAGACTTGAAAATGATAGTTAGTAAGTTACTGAATTCCCCAAAGCCTCTAAAAACCTTCCCTGGTTCTCAACCTGTTTCATTTCAGCATTCAGATATGAAAGAGAAACTGAGCTCGCATGATTATTATGTATGTGAAAAGACGGATGGTTTACGTGTATTGATGCTGATAGTTATAAATCCGATGACAAAAGAACAAAGTACATTTATGATTGATAGagaaaacaattattatttggtGAATGGATTCcattttccaaaattaCCAAAGAAGGATAAAAAGGAATTGATAGAGACAGCACAGGACGGTACTTTAATAGATGGTGAGTTAGTTATTCAAACTAATCCGATGACAAATTTAACGGAACTTAGATATTTAATGTTCGACTGTTTAACAA includes the following:
- the TPHA0E02760 gene encoding uncharacterized protein (similar to Saccharomyces cerevisiae SNT2 (YGL131C); ancestral locus Anc_6.229), yielding MQAFENNNDVSVLMNINKAVADAQNKFENTNRDHETQSRELNEDRPWNFIPAIPPSFRKDIRFSNILDLDDSIVDFHKQCLLSSDNNVLLDQNDTIYTVATSPGEPYYIGRVVGFEINHAYKDFVEKSLEISEKLPSNYFVLRMNWFYRPRDIGKLESTFDPRRLYATQMEDIVPIESFRGKCVVSHELELIDKIPSESEVYIRPNIFYYKELYDIYTDRFYTVLPTDMLLHMFTNSSYLYVLNRKVRYIFTEKDFPIEHIINKYITVDGMKDKSNTFLWDNICTVCKEWCSSTDYTNCDECNRSIHKVCIEPLMQNKLNNDIVWLCNICMKREDGNKDNINEAKTMEINEKKQNLSYKRYLESESLKVFETTASYNKENYWFYYFGKNTISDFKTLLDWHLFLPYPITLKNNFNEEGNLSTWSSHPYNNDTLANLDDLAEFTTSNVDPNIPHPELETFLGRAKEILGKSDSGIHYTSEEIKTTLSFFFEAQDFDIELALITCGVLFKSSFFMGRLMTIEELEKFKRGINRFGNELQLVQIYIGSCELKTIIKYFSFWKDTIMGNSILNKYSIENSPRKIYLSNTRNTDDKNNIKDLKALISFDNLLKYSSELAPKYINAYIDDSSVEMGSKLIQKNEPDCSICQTTASYMWYKHTRDSQVIEKLNPNSPNTRVLNNFSSINDLICIRCARLWRRYAVIWQHPVSVFAKLLEGTEMDFTHYLTEMLEESNDNYFISSAIQAHKKLIEYELVQDSEMIFRQREKMCEDPNFWTKYNSKITINRRLLSRQTRKKLTVIQKS